The following coding sequences are from one Treponema bryantii window:
- a CDS encoding GNAT family N-acetyltransferase, which translates to MLKESYTETINTERLVLRKFESSDVESVFKNWASDPEVQLNYGEPVYSTTGEVKALLEKYISGYERANYYRWAISEKCGLTYEGTLRDYFKMPDGAFESHMYFSILKDE; encoded by the coding sequence ATGTTAAAAGAAAGTTATACTGAAACAATAAATACAGAAAGATTGGTTTTACGAAAATTTGAAAGCTCAGATGTGGAATCTGTTTTTAAGAACTGGGCATCGGATCCTGAGGTTCAGCTTAATTATGGCGAACCTGTATATTCAACTACCGGGGAAGTGAAAGCCCTGCTTGAAAAATATATTTCCGGGTATGAGCGCGCGAATTATTACAGATGGGCTATTAGTGAAAAATGCGGTCTGACATACGAAGGAACCCTGCGGGACTATTTCAAAATGCCAGACGGTGCATTCGAATCTCACATGTATTTTTCGATTCTTAAGGATGAATAA
- a CDS encoding GNAT family N-acetyltransferase yields the protein MTIKEERLTAEEYIDFLKRTDLGSQYPKERFYDRIPKLVKNVSISLVARNDEGLIVGVLFGLTDFCYWLYITDLGVDRNYERQGIATKLMKQAHEIAGGEKDIAVYLIANENVIPFYEKLGMKHADEVMKYNHIDWTEWTVK from the coding sequence ATGACAATAAAAGAAGAACGACTTACTGCAGAAGAATATATTGATTTCTTAAAGCGCACGGATCTTGGTTCTCAATATCCGAAGGAACGTTTTTATGACCGCATTCCAAAACTTGTAAAGAATGTTTCAATCAGTCTGGTTGCAAGAAATGATGAAGGGCTTATTGTAGGAGTGCTTTTCGGACTTACAGATTTCTGCTACTGGCTTTATATTACCGACCTTGGCGTGGACAGAAATTACGAGCGTCAGGGAATTGCAACAAAACTGATGAAGCAGGCTCACGAAATTGCCGGCGGCGAAAAAGACATTGCGGTTTATCTGATTGCAAATGAAAATGTCATTCCATTTTACGAAAAACTTGGAATGAAGCATGCCGACGAAGTTATGAAATATAACCACATCGATTGGACCGAGTGGACTGTAAAATAA
- a CDS encoding CDP-alcohol phosphatidyltransferase family protein, whose protein sequence is MANIITGSRILFSIATLFFPIFSPMFYTLYLAAGITDMIDGTVARRTGKASEFGARLDSIADIVFVVVCLIKLIPVVSIPVWLYVWIGIIALIRIINIVSGYIMQKRFIMLHTIMNKVTGLLLFVLPLTVRSVDLKYTAIPVCAVATFAAIQEGHFIRMNRF, encoded by the coding sequence ATGGCAAATATAATTACCGGCAGCAGAATCTTATTCAGCATCGCGACTCTTTTCTTTCCGATTTTCTCGCCTATGTTTTATACACTGTATCTGGCAGCTGGAATTACAGATATGATTGATGGAACTGTCGCGCGTAGGACAGGAAAAGCAAGTGAGTTTGGTGCACGACTGGATTCTATCGCCGATATCGTATTTGTTGTTGTATGCCTGATCAAACTGATTCCGGTTGTAAGCATTCCGGTCTGGCTTTATGTCTGGATTGGAATTATTGCACTGATCCGAATCATCAATATTGTTTCTGGCTATATTATGCAGAAACGATTTATAATGCTTCATACAATCATGAATAAGGTAACAGGTCTGCTGCTTTTTGTATTACCGCTAACAGTGCGTTCTGTAGATTTAAAATATACCGCTATTCCTGTTTGCGCGGTTGCAACCTTTGCGGCCATTCAGGAAGGGCATTTTATAAGAATGAATAGATTTTGA
- a CDS encoding phosphotransferase family protein has product MIISKTKYNATEAEIKELFSFHKIGNVTDITALGCGEFNAAYKVSCDNGNSYALKIAPPESAKVLTYENNMMKSEVFWYSQMHEKTDILCPKVYVSDFSKQIIKSNCFIMELMEGKLIWEAGITEKDYEDIQKQKISMLTKIHRISNDGFGYIQTGLEPSWYEALKKMALNLVNDCKALGYDTLDGEKFVSLIDKHEKILRAVPCRMVNFDFWDSNILYNTATKKICWIDPERGFWGDPVADFITFVPGQKAPLSTKKYVLDAYNETAQEKIFLTEETEIRYELAVCYLALIEEVEKYVRYEPDNPTYIRNATDSKEMFEMAFKLL; this is encoded by the coding sequence ATGATTATCAGTAAAACAAAATACAATGCTACAGAAGCAGAGATAAAGGAATTGTTTTCATTTCACAAAATAGGAAATGTGACTGATATAACTGCTTTAGGCTGTGGAGAATTTAATGCTGCTTATAAAGTCTCCTGCGATAATGGAAATAGCTACGCCTTAAAGATAGCTCCACCTGAGTCTGCAAAAGTTCTTACTTATGAAAACAACATGATGAAATCAGAAGTTTTCTGGTATTCACAGATGCATGAAAAAACAGACATTCTCTGTCCTAAAGTTTATGTATCAGATTTTTCTAAACAAATAATTAAAAGCAACTGTTTCATTATGGAGCTGATGGAAGGAAAGCTTATATGGGAAGCGGGGATTACAGAAAAGGATTACGAAGATATTCAAAAACAGAAAATCTCCATGCTTACAAAAATCCATAGAATATCAAACGATGGATTCGGCTACATTCAGACTGGGCTTGAACCTTCATGGTATGAAGCCTTAAAAAAAATGGCACTAAACCTTGTAAATGATTGTAAAGCCCTTGGTTATGACACTCTTGATGGAGAGAAGTTTGTAAGCTTGATAGATAAACATGAAAAGATTCTCCGCGCAGTCCCTTGCAGAATGGTAAACTTTGATTTCTGGGACAGTAATATTCTTTATAATACTGCGACAAAAAAAATTTGCTGGATAGATCCTGAACGCGGATTCTGGGGCGACCCGGTTGCTGATTTTATAACCTTCGTACCGGGACAAAAAGCACCTCTTTCAACAAAAAAGTATGTGCTTGATGCATATAATGAAACAGCTCAGGAAAAAATCTTTTTGACTGAAGAAACAGAAATCAGATATGAACTTGCAGTTTGTTATCTTGCACTCATTGAAGAAGTAGAAAAATATGTCAGATACGAACCGGATAATCCAACTTATATAAGAAACGCAACCGATTCAAAAGAAATGTTTGAGATGGCGTTTAAGCTTCTTTAA
- a CDS encoding MBL fold metallo-hydrolase translates to MKEVIKINENTWRIEDDGVRFYLLCGNQKAALVDTGMNCPDAKQIAEGLTKLPLILINTHADPDHISGNSAFGEFYMSPNEEENLHGNNGQGKILPIHEGDIIDLGDRELLIIDIPGHTPGSVGVIDKKNHVLISGDSIQDGKIFMFGPARNLNQYIESLKHLSKYEDLFDEIYPMHGTFPVHKDLIPKLIQGAQSIVDGNAQEYAKPVNVFGNEVILYNFDYAGFLCEK, encoded by the coding sequence ATGAAAGAAGTTATTAAAATTAATGAAAACACCTGGCGTATTGAAGACGATGGAGTCAGATTTTATCTGCTTTGTGGAAATCAGAAAGCAGCTTTAGTTGATACTGGCATGAACTGCCCTGATGCAAAGCAGATAGCAGAAGGGCTCACAAAACTTCCTCTCATTTTGATAAACACTCATGCAGACCCTGATCATATTTCGGGCAACAGCGCTTTTGGTGAATTTTATATGAGTCCGAATGAAGAAGAGAATCTTCATGGAAATAATGGTCAGGGTAAAATTCTTCCGATTCACGAAGGTGATATTATTGATCTTGGGGACAGGGAGCTTTTGATTATTGATATCCCGGGACATACCCCAGGAAGTGTTGGAGTCATCGATAAAAAGAACCATGTTCTCATCAGCGGTGACAGCATTCAGGATGGTAAAATCTTTATGTTTGGACCAGCGCGAAATCTCAATCAATACATTGAAAGCCTTAAGCATCTTTCTAAATACGAAGACCTGTTCGACGAGATTTATCCAATGCACGGAACTTTCCCTGTTCATAAAGATCTGATTCCAAAATTGATTCAAGGAGCTCAATCCATTGTGGATGGAAACGCTCAGGAATATGCAAAACCTGTAAACGTGTTTGGAAATGAAGTGATTTTGTATAATTTTGATTATGCAGGATTCTTGTGCGAAAAATAA
- a CDS encoding zinc dependent phospholipase C family protein has protein sequence MASWMVHLRIADKLLDQLKDIEKTAFVMGNIAPDSGVPNEDWTKFTPPKTVSHFNDGKYNASINIDEFCSQYFNKEINKTYSKKQFSFFLGYYVHLLSDVEWSKFVYTPLIQAYPKEAAEDEYKLVWTAKKDWYDIDFLYLKQHPDFRGFSIYEHAVNFDNEFMSIFAKDAFENRRQYICWFYRNDERGELEREYKYLTPEQAEAFVQNTVEKIKRIIIENNLVNDAM, from the coding sequence ATGGCTTCATGGATGGTACATTTAAGAATCGCAGATAAACTCCTTGATCAGTTAAAGGATATTGAGAAAACCGCATTTGTCATGGGAAATATTGCGCCAGATAGCGGAGTTCCAAATGAAGACTGGACAAAATTTACTCCTCCAAAAACAGTTTCACATTTCAATGACGGTAAATACAATGCCTCTATAAATATAGATGAGTTTTGTTCCCAGTATTTTAATAAAGAAATCAATAAGACTTATAGCAAAAAGCAGTTTTCTTTTTTCCTGGGATATTATGTCCATTTATTATCTGATGTTGAATGGTCTAAGTTTGTTTATACTCCTTTAATTCAGGCATATCCGAAAGAAGCAGCTGAAGATGAATATAAGCTTGTGTGGACGGCAAAGAAAGACTGGTACGATATTGATTTCTTATACTTAAAACAACATCCAGATTTCCGTGGCTTTTCAATTTATGAACATGCAGTAAATTTTGATAATGAGTTCATGTCTATTTTTGCAAAAGACGCCTTTGAAAACAGAAGGCAATATATCTGCTGGTTTTATCGAAATGATGAAAGAGGCGAGCTTGAGCGCGAGTATAAATATCTGACTCCGGAACAGGCAGAAGCTTTTGTTCAAAATACAGTTGAGAAAATCAAAAGAATCATAATAGAGAACAATCTTGTAAACGATGCGATGTGA
- a CDS encoding metalloregulator ArsR/SmtB family transcription factor, translated as MKESEIAVICKALGDENRVQIIKMLTGGELCACKILDAFNITQPTLSHHMKILTDCNLVNSRKEGKWTYYSINNETFSNFKNAVSEFTCKTSSKKKTAGQCCCKD; from the coding sequence ATGAAAGAATCAGAAATCGCTGTTATCTGCAAAGCTCTGGGTGATGAAAATCGTGTTCAAATTATAAAAATGCTGACAGGTGGCGAATTGTGTGCCTGTAAAATTTTAGATGCGTTTAATATCACTCAGCCAACACTTTCCCATCACATGAAAATTTTAACTGACTGCAATCTTGTGAATTCGAGAAAAGAAGGGAAGTGGACATATTATTCGATAAACAACGAAACCTTCTCAAATTTCAAAAATGCTGTTTCTGAGTTTACCTGTAAAACTTCATCAAAGAAAAAAACTGCCGGCCAGTGCTGCTGCAAGGACTAG
- a CDS encoding permease: MGTFIQNQILGMLWLKTLTGKMLTAFGLDIESRIGGSVHFFLYDVIKITLLLFVLIFIISYIQSFFPPERSKKILSRCKGFPARVIAALLGTVTSFCSCSSIPLFMGFTTAGLPLGVTFSFLISSPMVDFASLILLTSIFGWKIAIAYVVLGLVVAIAGGTIIEHLHMEDQIEMFLTPVKCCCSCSKAKTTQKQRLVSSMHSVTDTLKKVFPYILLSVAVGAVIHNWIPENWIINTLGVKNPLGVILAVFAGIPMYSDIFGCISISESLLAKGALLGVVLSFMMAVTTLSLPSLIMLKKVIKTKLLVVFVSICVTGIILVGYFFNVFQTLFLN, encoded by the coding sequence ATGGGAACTTTTATTCAGAATCAGATTCTTGGAATGCTGTGGCTAAAAACTCTTACAGGAAAAATGCTTACAGCTTTTGGTCTTGATATAGAAAGCCGCATTGGTGGAAGCGTTCACTTTTTCCTTTATGATGTGATTAAAATCACCCTTCTGCTTTTTGTGCTGATTTTTATAATCTCATATATTCAGTCGTTTTTTCCACCGGAACGAAGTAAGAAAATCCTTTCTCGCTGTAAAGGCTTTCCTGCACGCGTGATTGCGGCTCTTCTAGGAACTGTAACATCTTTTTGTTCCTGCTCTTCAATTCCGCTTTTTATGGGATTCACTACAGCGGGGCTTCCTCTTGGAGTAACTTTCAGTTTTTTGATTTCTTCCCCAATGGTTGATTTTGCTTCGCTAATTCTTTTGACCAGTATCTTTGGCTGGAAGATTGCGATTGCTTATGTTGTACTTGGTCTTGTTGTTGCAATTGCAGGTGGAACTATAATCGAGCATCTTCATATGGAAGATCAGATTGAAATGTTTCTTACTCCTGTAAAATGCTGCTGTTCATGTTCAAAAGCAAAAACAACTCAGAAACAGAGGCTCGTGTCATCAATGCATTCTGTTACTGATACTCTTAAAAAAGTTTTCCCTTATATTCTTTTGAGTGTTGCTGTGGGCGCTGTAATTCACAACTGGATTCCTGAGAATTGGATTATCAATACACTTGGCGTGAAAAATCCGCTTGGAGTAATTCTTGCGGTGTTTGCCGGCATTCCAATGTATTCAGATATTTTTGGATGTATTTCAATTTCTGAAAGCCTGCTGGCAAAGGGTGCGCTCTTAGGAGTTGTGCTTAGCTTTATGATGGCCGTAACAACATTGAGTTTGCCTTCACTGATTATGTTGAAGAAAGTGATTAAAACAAAGCTGCTGGTAGTTTTTGTTTCAATCTGTGTGACAGGAATTATTCTTGTCGGATATTTCTTCAACGTTTTTCAGACGTTGTTTTTGAATTAA
- a CDS encoding C-GCAxxG-C-C family protein: MNHKEKALNYFSQKMHCSQSVIAAFTEECGITEAQALKLGSCFGGGMRKGEVCGAVTGALIVLGLLYGESKVDDAEGRLVSIKVNDLMMDRFKEKCGSYICNDLLGCDITSAEGHKYCLDNNLFTEFCPKMLAVAVEIVEEIIASQE; this comes from the coding sequence ATGAATCACAAAGAAAAGGCATTGAATTATTTTTCACAGAAGATGCATTGCTCTCAGTCGGTAATTGCGGCTTTTACAGAAGAATGTGGAATAACAGAAGCACAGGCTCTGAAGCTTGGCAGCTGTTTTGGTGGCGGTATGCGCAAGGGTGAAGTTTGCGGTGCTGTTACCGGAGCATTGATTGTTCTAGGTCTGCTGTATGGCGAGTCCAAAGTTGATGACGCAGAAGGCCGCCTTGTTTCAATTAAAGTAAATGATTTGATGATGGATCGCTTCAAAGAAAAATGCGGCTCTTATATCTGTAATGATTTATTGGGTTGTGATATAACTTCAGCAGAAGGTCATAAATATTGTTTAGACAATAATCTGTTCACCGAGTTCTGCCCGAAAATGCTTGCTGTCGCTGTTGAGATAGTTGAGGAAATTATTGCCTCACAGGAATAA